From a region of the Pirellulales bacterium genome:
- a CDS encoding hydrolase has product MSDDTLFTRSPERMSADDAGLLVVDVQGKLIDLIEQHERIIWNIRRLLDGAILLGVPALATEQYPQGLGATLPELAQRLGRRFDKTSFSCAACSDICRELRASDRRKWLVCGIEAHVCVQQTVLDLLAEGISIYVAADAIGSRFKFDYEVALRRMESSGATITTTEAALFEWCEDSKSPQFKQISQLIRESAPA; this is encoded by the coding sequence ATGAGCGACGACACACTCTTCACCCGCAGCCCCGAGCGAATGTCGGCAGACGATGCCGGGCTGCTGGTCGTCGACGTGCAGGGCAAGCTAATTGACTTGATCGAGCAGCACGAGCGAATCATTTGGAATATCCGTCGACTGCTCGACGGAGCGATACTGCTCGGAGTGCCGGCGCTTGCGACCGAGCAGTATCCGCAAGGCCTGGGAGCGACTTTACCCGAGCTTGCCCAGCGACTCGGACGACGGTTCGATAAGACCAGCTTTAGTTGCGCGGCATGCTCGGATATCTGCCGCGAATTGCGGGCGAGCGACCGGCGAAAGTGGCTCGTTTGCGGCATCGAAGCCCATGTGTGCGTCCAACAAACCGTACTCGATTTGCTGGCCGAAGGAATCTCGATCTATGTGGCGGCCGATGCAATCGGCTCCCGGTTCAAGTTCGACTATGAAGTTGCCTTGCGGCGGATGGAATCGTCGGGAGCAACCATCACCACCACCGAGGCGGCGCTGTTTGAATGGTGCGAAGACTCCAAGTCGCCGCAGTTCAAGCAGATCAGCCAGTTGATTCGCGAATCGGCGCCGGCTTAG
- a CDS encoding DUF202 domain-containing protein has translation MTSHRQPPAIRPATGDEQRTYLAGERTLLAWIRTSLALMGFGFIVAKFGLFLHEVVSLRGAQLGAARVNLPSTGWSLSMGVALVAVGVLINVVAAREHLKFLRQFIGTDLARPRSYAARMMMLVVISILGLVMVAYLVLLGT, from the coding sequence ATGACTTCTCACCGCCAACCGCCGGCGATTCGCCCGGCCACCGGAGACGAGCAGCGAACCTACTTGGCCGGAGAACGCACGCTGCTGGCCTGGATTCGCACAAGCTTGGCGCTGATGGGGTTTGGCTTTATCGTGGCTAAATTCGGCTTGTTTTTGCACGAAGTCGTCTCGCTTCGGGGCGCTCAATTGGGGGCTGCGCGTGTCAATCTGCCGAGCACCGGCTGGTCGCTGTCGATGGGAGTGGCGCTCGTCGCCGTGGGAGTACTCATCAACGTGGTGGCTGCGCGTGAGCATCTGAAGTTCTTACGGCAGTTTATCGGGACGGACTTGGCCAGGCCCCGATCGTATGCAGCGCGAATGATGATGTTGGTGGTCATTTCGATCTTGGGATTGGTGATGGTTGCTTACCTGGTGCTACTTGGAACTTGA